The following proteins come from a genomic window of Gossypium raimondii isolate GPD5lz chromosome 5, ASM2569854v1, whole genome shotgun sequence:
- the LOC128041093 gene encoding CENP-B homolog protein 2-like encodes MAFHLKGVKKSTLIDEMKKALCEYKNEHPSSSQKDLQQWVQRTFDLSVNQSTISNTLKKLSEYLSKEIKNSNVKRHKSAKYLELEKVSYEWFFQYQEKVIMTEEINQTKAKEFLQKIYGDANSEFNFSIGLLEWFKARHEIKSYRRFGESGSVVMENMEDALPQIRAKLENFDWKDIYNMDETNLFYRLIVANCFRHCKIRSEEDMPLKEEIGDVEGIHKLKEVISYLYYRNDMDVEHILNYPSENKFLMESPTYEEIIQGVIDVSADDKQDPDDSSVSSHVSPKKAFLVVDTL; translated from the exons ATGGCTTTCCATTTGAAAGGTGTAAAAAAGTCTACATTGATAGATGAGATGAAGAAAGCATTATGTGAGTACAAAAATGAGCATCCCTCTTCAAGTCAAAAAGATTTGCAACAGTGGGTTCAACGAACATTTGATCTCTCTGTTAACCAATCAACAATATCAAATACTCTTAAAAAGTTATCTGAATATTTGTCAAAAGAGATAAAGAATAGCAATGTTAAAAGGCACAAATCAGCCAAATATCTCGAATTAGAGAAGGTATCGTATGAGTGGTTTTTCCAATATCAAGAGAAGGTAATCATGACTGAAGAAATTAATCAAACTAAAGCAAAAGAGTTTCTGCAGAAAATATATGGTGATGCAAACTCTGAATTTAACTTCTCAATTGGTTTGCTAGAATGGTTCAAGGCAAGACATGAGATTAAGTCTTATAGAAGATTTGGTGAAAGTGGTTCAGTTGTTATGGAGAATATGGAAGATGCTTTACCTCAAATAAGAgctaaattggaaaattttgattggaagGATATCTATAATATGGATGAAACGAACTTATTTTATCGTTT GATTGTTGCAAATTGTTTCCGACATTGCAAAATTCGATCCGAGGAGGATATGCCTCTCAAAGAAGAAATTGGTGATGTTGAAGGcattcataaattaaaagaagtaATTTCTTATTTATACTATAGAAATGACATGGATGTTGAGCATATTTTGAATTATCcaagtgaaaataaatttttgatggAGTCACCTACGTATGAAGAAATTATTCAAGGCGTAATAGACGTGTCAGCTGATGACAAGCAAGATCCAGATGATAGTAGTGTTTCATCACATGTTTCCCCAAAAAAGGCTTTTCTAGTTGTGGATACCTTGTAG